The bacterium genome has a segment encoding these proteins:
- a CDS encoding ABC transporter permease: protein MAGYILRRLLRAVPVLLGVSILVFLILHLTPGNPALIVAGPDAPPEVVRDVERALGLDQPFYVQYGRYLGRIVRGDFGRSIRSREPVLERLTTTFPVTLTLAVVGALWTTAVSVPLGIVAAYHRNSVLDLTTIFIVLTGSAMPVFALGLIFLWVFAVNLRWFPLAGYAPLTTLDGWRHIVLPAVTVSSGTIALLARLTRSSMLEVLNQDFVRTARAKGVREFLVVVRHAFRNALLPVITVVGLQFGFLLSGAVVTESIFSLPGMGRLLVQAILARDFPIVQGAVLLAAVTFVLTNLLVDVVYGLADPRIRYE from the coding sequence ATGGCCGGGTATATCCTCAGGCGCCTGTTGCGGGCGGTACCTGTCCTGCTGGGCGTCTCGATTCTGGTCTTTTTGATCCTCCACCTGACGCCAGGGAACCCCGCGCTGATCGTGGCGGGTCCCGACGCTCCCCCTGAGGTTGTCCGGGATGTCGAACGGGCGCTGGGGCTCGACCAGCCATTCTACGTGCAGTACGGCCGGTATCTCGGCCGGATCGTGCGCGGAGACTTCGGCCGGTCGATCCGGTCGCGGGAGCCGGTCCTCGAGCGGCTGACCACGACGTTTCCCGTTACGCTGACCCTCGCGGTCGTCGGGGCTCTGTGGACAACAGCCGTCTCCGTCCCACTGGGGATCGTGGCCGCCTACCACCGGAACTCAGTGCTGGACCTCACCACGATCTTCATCGTCCTGACCGGGTCGGCGATGCCGGTCTTTGCGCTCGGGCTGATCTTTCTCTGGGTGTTCGCCGTCAATCTGCGCTGGTTTCCGCTCGCGGGATATGCGCCGTTAACGACACTCGATGGATGGCGGCACATCGTGCTGCCGGCCGTGACGGTGAGTAGCGGCACGATCGCCCTGCTCGCCCGGCTCACCCGGTCCTCGATGCTGGAGGTCCTCAACCAGGACTTCGTGCGGACGGCCCGGGCGAAAGGCGTGCGGGAGTTCTTGGTCGTCGTGCGGCACGCCTTCCGCAATGCGCTCCTGCCCGTCATCACGGTGGTCGGGCTCCAGTTTGGATTCCTGCTGAGCGGCGCCGTCGTTACCGAGAGCATCTTCTCTCTCCCGGGGATGGGGCGCCTCCTAGTGCAGGCCATCCTGGCGCGGGACTTTCCCATCGTGCAGGGCGCGGTCCTGTTGGCGGCCGTCACCTTCGTCCTCACCAATCTCCTCGTTGATGTGGTGTACGGCCTGGCTGACCCCCGCATTAGATACGAGTGA